GATAGCGGATAAGCTCATAGGCTTGTCGCTCGGTTAAATCTTTAGAACTCTTAACGACAAATCCCGTAAATTCAGATATGAAATTTAATCGTTCCTCTCTATCTGGGAACCGCTTGCTACAAATCGTTTGCAGCTGCTTGAGTTGTTGTGGTGTGATTGAGTTCATTGCTTTTTTGTTTTATAAATTGGTAAATTTCACTCCAAAGAGGCAACCCGCCCACTTGCTTATCATCCACATACACATCGGCATAGACCTTGCGTGTGTTGGCACTATTGTACTGCCTCAAGTTCTCTGGACTATTATCATTTATCCTATCGAATGGAATGCCGTTCTCCAGTAAGAAGTTAATGGCATTGGTTAAATTATCACCATTTCTGCAAGTGTAAATGATGATGTAGTGCCCATCATCTTTGAGCTTTTGGATGTATTTTTTGACCTTAAATTGCAAGCCCAAAATCTCTGGAAACTTGCTCTCGGCAATGGTGCCGTCAAAATCTATTGCTATTATCATTTAAATTAGTTTTTTTTATAGTTAAAAAAATAAGTATCTCCATTGGTAAAAGTGATTTTACAGCTTTCGCCTTTATTTTTATGGGCAGCTCTATGCCTCGATATACCAAGATAATGAAACCATTTCTTGCAAGTATGGCAGTAGCATTCTTTTTCACTTGTAACAAATCTCTTTTTCATTTATTAAAGATTTAAAGTTTTGTCCCCGCCGAGGGCTCGAACCTCGGAGCTTGCCAATCGGGGTGCCAACTATGAAAAAAATTAAACTTATTTTTTGTTGAAAAATTTCTCGTATGGAAAATAAATAATCCCTAAAATGATGAAGAAAAAGCCTATAAATCCTGCCAAGGGTTCCCACTGAAATAAGGCTCTATCTACGCTTACAATGATTATAAATAGAGTTGCCAGTAAAAGGCTTTTAGTTAAATAACTTCTCATCTCTAATTTAGTATTACAGGGGTTCTGCCATCGGTGATAATAACTTTGTTTTTAGTTTCCTTGATAGCATCAATCCATTGTTCTTGCAAAATCTTACTATCTAATCCCTGCGCTCTTACTCTGTTTGCTTCGGCATCAATCTTAGCCTTTTCAAGGTTCATTTTGGATACTTGCAACTCATTTCTAACCCTTTCAGCTTGCTGAATGGCATTGTTTCTCGCTTCAATAGCTTTGGACATAGACGCTGGCGGTTTAAGTCCTGAGGTTAGATTATTCAGCTGGAAATATTTGTTGGCAAAATCCACTTTTAACCTTTCCTCTACCTGCTTTTCGTACTTGTTTAAATTATTCATCAAGCTGTCAGTAGTGTAATTTCTCGCTTCTTCTCGGTAAGCATTAATTACTAGTTTGTTTAAAATAGCTTCTTCAACATTGTTCATCATAATTTTAGGCTCTGTAATGCCTAAGTGTTTGTAGTTAAACACAATGTCGATACCCTTTCCTCGTATGGCTTGATATTGATACGATGGGTCTACTTGAAATACCCCAGCATCTTTGGCATTGATGGTTACTTGCTGAGGGTCTCCACTTGTTTCAAACATCGGCACTTGATACAGAGAAGTGCCAGGGAAGATTACCCATTGTCTACCTACTACGGTGTGAAAATCTTCTTTTCCATTTCTACCATAGTTTTCCATTAATACGCCCTCATAGTTTGGCTCCACTCTGGAGCAACTGTTAAAGGCTACAATTAATCCCACATATAGGACTGTTAAATAAAAATACTTTTTCATATGAAAAAAATTAAACTTATATTTTGTTTAAAAAGTCGTTGTCCTCATCGTCGAAATCGGAGAAAAAAACACCGAGTATAAAGCCTGCTATCACGAAAAATGTCGCTATAAATCCAACCCACGCCATCACGCTTCGTATTTTTCGTTTACTGGAAATAAATCATCTACATTCGTTCCCTCTGGAAAGTCCACTGATGAAATCGACAGCGGAATGTTTACTTTTTTGCCCTGTGCGTCGGTGTAGCTAGCGTCTACGAAAAAGGCAGAACGCTGTGGCTTGTAGGCTTGTCTGATAATATTTACAGCGTCGGTAAAATTATCGTTGTTAAAATCCTCCGCTAGCTTGGTAAGCTCCAAAACGCGTGAGGCCTTTAAATTGCCTTTGGCATCTTTTTTTAAAAGTTGGTTCACGGCATGCACGAGCTTTCCAGTAGCTTCATCTTTTGCCAAAGAGGTAATGAACTCACGCACTTTGTCTATACCCGCCGTAACGGTATCGTCCCAGCCATCAATAATTCGGAAGCCATAAGTTATCGTGTTTCCTTTATCATCGCTAAAGGTGTGGCTTTGTTGCGTGTCCCTCACGCCATAGGCTTTGCTTTTTAAGTCCAATAAAGTTTTTAGATTTTCAAAAGCAAACAACTTGACTTGACTAATGTTTTGGCTTAAAGTCTTCAACATTCCCGCAATTCGCGGTAATTCTTCGTTTACTAAATCTTTGTAGGCTTTGCGATCTTCTTCTTGCTGTCTTTTACGGCGTTTAAGCTCTGCCGCTAGTTGTTCATCGGTTAAATTTTCTAATCCCATAATTTGCATTCTTTTTTTATGTTAGACACTGTATGGATAGCCGTTTCTGCATTTTCATAGCTATTAAAAATTTCGGCTAGACTTTTTTCAGTTTTTATCGTTATTTTCATCTCTACAATAGCTCCTTTCAATAAAAATGTTACTTTTAAATAGTTCTCGTCGCTTTCAGACATTCTTGTTATCAATATTTGTCCGTGTTCTTCGGTTTCGTGTAGAATTGCAAATTTTTCCATTGTGTTTATTTTTTAATCGTTAATGTTATACCCTTTCCGCTGCGTTTCAAGGTTCCAAAATGGGATAAACCTATGGTGTAGTGGAACTCGGTTAAATCTTCTAGTTTCAATTCCTCTGCGTGAATTTTAAAAGTGTCTTTTTCCTCTTTGACTGATGCCTTTGGGAAAAACTCCTGAACCATCTTTTTTGTAATTGTTTCGTTCATAATTAAATCTGTTTTAAAATTGTTTTAAAAAGTTTTTAAATCTCGTTTAAACTAGGTTTCCAGCTTATGGCTTTAATTCGCTTTTGCACCTCTCTTATTTTCATTTTCAGCTTATGGGGCGTATCGGGTTCAAGCCCTGCGAAAATTCTCGCTCGTTGTCTGTGGATATACATGCGTTCCCAGCATGTAAATACTTTCTCGCGCTCGCTATCGTAGGCAAGTACGAGCAGTAGGTCTCCTAACATTTCTTGCATAATTTTTTCTCTTTTTTGATTTCGTTTAATATTGCTGATGAATACATGCGCACGCTATTTTCATCGTACACGGCTCCAATGTATGTTTCTAAAATATTCCAAAAATGATCAGGCTCGTCTAGCTGATTTATTAAGTCTGCGTAGTCCTGTAAAAAAGGCTTTTCTACATAGGCGTGCCACATATCGTGAAAGTAATTAAGCATTAAATCATTGCTGTAAAGCTCGCGTATGGTAAACATCGTGTTTTGGCTTAAAAGCTGACAATACTTGTAAAAATGCTCATCGCGCCAAATGGCATAACTGCGGTAATTGAGGTGTAAAATTTCGTGTATCATAGTGGTTTTATTTATCCTTTTTGTAACAATTTAAGTTCTCTTTCTCTTGCTTTATTTGCATTTATAATGTAGGGCGTTAATTCATCGCCACCAATCCTTGTTTTTTCTATATAGGCCTTAAAGTCTACTACTTTAATTATACTTTGTGAATCCCATTTAATAGCATCGGCAATGGCACCTTTGGGCTCTCCTTTCTGCATCTGAGAAATGAAAATGAACAATGTCTCTGGAAATCTCTCTATTAGCTTAAAATAATCCGTGTCCTTTTTGCCTCTGAATACATACTGTACGCTATCCACAAAAACGACTTTAGGCTGTCTTTTTCTGTCTAGTCGCTTTACCATATCATCGTATTTCTCTTTTTGCATTACATACTTTCCAGCGACTTCTTTTAGATTATTCAGATTGACAGAGCGTTTAAAACTGGCTCTCAAGCCTTCTTCCGCTGAATTATAAAACACCCTTTCAAAGCTGCACAAATACTTCATCAACTGGAGCGCGTAGGTTGTTTTACCATGTCCAGAACCGCCATAAATTAAAAGGCTACCTGTGCGCTCTGGCTTACCTAAATGCCGTCCCCACTCTCCTGTAAATTCAAATTCGTTAAATCTTGCTTTTTCAATATCTTCGTGGGTATAGTAGCGCGGTATTTCTAATTCACTTTTAGCCATTATTTAATAATCTTTGTTTTTCAATTTCAATTCTCACTTTTCTTAGACTACCTTTCGTTTTTGCAAACATTTGCTTTGGTGTTAGCGTCGAATGGTTAGCCTTTGACACCTGTGCTATTTGTTTTAAATAGAACTCCTCCAAAGCTTCTTTTACATCGGGGCTCACCTTTTTAAAATCGTTACCGTAGCGGTCAAATATTTCGGTGTAGCCCACTTTGTTTAGGTTCTTTTGCCGGTTGATTTTTTCTCTCAGACCATCAGCACCCATCATATACCAGCCACATGCGTACTCGGTAGCATTCCATAAAGCTTTTAGCTCTAAAAACGCAGGATAGTCCAAATCTCCAGCCTCATCTAATATCACAAGTGGCATTTCTAATTGCTTGATATAAAAAACAAGATCCTCATAAACATCTGCGTATCGTCCTGTATAAATTATCCCAAACTCTTGCGCTATTTTTCTAATGAGTTTCTGCTTACTTTTCACTTGTGAACAATCAATGTATATAGCATTGCGATTTTCTTTTACATACTGTTTTGCCGTGTGGGTTTTTCCGATACCTGCCAAATCACAAAGGATAGCCGAGATACTGCGCGTTTGGCAGGCTTCTAATTGACTATACACATACTCGTATGTTTCAGTTTTCACGGTAACCCATGGCGTTTCTTCTTTTAACTGAACGCCTAATCTTCTAGCTATGTTTATCCATTTCGCGTCGGCCAAAGAGTAGTCTACATCTCCACCCGTGAAAATTTTAGAATACTGGCTAGAATTTACGCCTAATGCCTGTGCGTGCTTTTCAGCATTCTTGTAATTTGGTAAATTATTTTTAACGGCTTCAATAATTCGTTTTTTTAGCTCTGTGGTTATCATCTGTTATGTTTTTATAAATCGTTAATTGCTCTATTGCGTTGGTTTATTGTTGTTTCGGTATAGGAGTACTCTAATTCTTGCGCTTCCTCAACTACTTCAAAATCCACATCTATGGTAGTGGAGGGCTTCATTGTTCCGATTTTTGGCAATTTTTCCTCGCTTAATCGTTTGGTCATTGCATCAAACTTAGTAATGTACGCCATCGCTTCTTGGTATTTTTTCGCGTCTTCATCTGTCCATTCCACATTAGCTCGGTTAAACACAGGGACTGGCTCACAGGTGCATAAATATTCGCCATTTTGATACAAATAAACTTCTTTCACCTTACCATCTTCACGCATAAAGTAGGCATCTACTTGATAATTATTTGGGGCTAGCATAGAAAGCACCTGTGGCGTTGGCAGCTGGTATTTCTCATATTGCACACTCACATATTGGTTTCTTCTTATCGTAGTTTGGGTGTGTTCCCCAATAAATTGCGCTAAAAGAGCTTTGTTCAATTTTGGTAAATTCGGATTTACATTTTCTAAGAAAACTTCAAGGCGAGTTTTACCTTTATATTTTCTTTGGTTTGAGTGTAGCTCGTTATTATACAAAGTTTGTTCTTCCAGTTCCCACGCCACGATTTGCTCATAAGTAGCTTTTGCCTCTTTGTAGTTATCGTTTGCCTCGTCAAATATTTTTTGACGAGTTACGCGATTGCTCTCGTTACGTGAATAGTGGCGCCCTACATTCTGGTGTCTATCTTTCTCCACTCCGTATTTTTTGATGCGGATAAAGCCCTCAGCCTCTTTTTCCTGCGAATTGGTAGGGTTACACCAGCGGACAAATGGAAACAATACACCTGCTTTCATTAGCCCCTCCGAAAAGTCGCTCACTAGATGTTGCTCCACCTCCATTTGCATCGGAACGCCCAACCCGTAGCTTGTAGTAAACTGGAACATATTGCGAATGCAGTCTAAAAACAAATTTTGATTTTTGCTTTTGCTATGGGCTATTCCTATCATCGCCCCAGAGAGCGAGTCAAAGGCATAATACGCCATCACTTTTGAGCCAT
This Ornithobacterium rhinotracheale DNA region includes the following protein-coding sequences:
- a CDS encoding hydrolase, whose amino-acid sequence is MIIAIDFDGTIAESKFPEILGLQFKVKKYIQKLKDDGHYIIIYTCRNGDNLTNAINFLLENGIPFDRINDNSPENLRQYNSANTRKVYADVYVDDKQVGGLPLWSEIYQFIKQKSNELNHTTTTQAAANDL
- a CDS encoding SPFH domain-containing protein; translated protein: MKKYFYLTVLYVGLIVAFNSCSRVEPNYEGVLMENYGRNGKEDFHTVVGRQWVIFPGTSLYQVPMFETSGDPQQVTINAKDAGVFQVDPSYQYQAIRGKGIDIVFNYKHLGITEPKIMMNNVEEAILNKLVINAYREEARNYTTDSLMNNLNKYEKQVEERLKVDFANKYFQLNNLTSGLKPPASMSKAIEARNNAIQQAERVRNELQVSKMNLEKAKIDAEANRVRAQGLDSKILQEQWIDAIKETKNKVIITDGRTPVILN
- a CDS encoding DUF3164 family protein is translated as MGLENLTDEQLAAELKRRKRQQEEDRKAYKDLVNEELPRIAGMLKTLSQNISQVKLFAFENLKTLLDLKSKAYGVRDTQQSHTFSDDKGNTITYGFRIIDGWDDTVTAGIDKVREFITSLAKDEATGKLVHAVNQLLKKDAKGNLKASRVLELTKLAEDFNNDNFTDAVNIIRQAYKPQRSAFFVDASYTDAQGKKVNIPLSISSVDFPEGTNVDDLFPVNEKYEA
- a CDS encoding AAA family ATPase, with amino-acid sequence MAKSELEIPRYYTHEDIEKARFNEFEFTGEWGRHLGKPERTGSLLIYGGSGHGKTTYALQLMKYLCSFERVFYNSAEEGLRASFKRSVNLNNLKEVAGKYVMQKEKYDDMVKRLDRKRQPKVVFVDSVQYVFRGKKDTDYFKLIERFPETLFIFISQMQKGEPKGAIADAIKWDSQSIIKVVDFKAYIEKTRIGGDELTPYIINANKARERELKLLQKG
- a CDS encoding AAA family ATPase, which encodes MITTELKKRIIEAVKNNLPNYKNAEKHAQALGVNSSQYSKIFTGGDVDYSLADAKWINIARRLGVQLKEETPWVTVKTETYEYVYSQLEACQTRSISAILCDLAGIGKTHTAKQYVKENRNAIYIDCSQVKSKQKLIRKIAQEFGIIYTGRYADVYEDLVFYIKQLEMPLVILDEAGDLDYPAFLELKALWNATEYACGWYMMGADGLREKINRQKNLNKVGYTEIFDRYGNDFKKVSPDVKEALEEFYLKQIAQVSKANHSTLTPKQMFAKTKGSLRKVRIEIEKQRLLNNG